CTACATCTACACGTAAGAGACATTGTCCTTGTATACATCTCCACTTCCAGCAGCgattccttttctttcgcgTGTCTGTTAGTACGAAGAAACAATAGAAGTGTAACTGTTCACGTATTCACGCGGGTAGCAAATTTGAATGCTACTTTGCCCTAATAAACATGGCTACCGGTGTTGTtacttttcaaaatcaatGGATTTTTCCATCGTTTAGCTTATACACATACCACGTTCCCCACATTAGGccaaatacaacaacaacagctcAAAAAAGTCTAACAATAAATGGATCGAATATCGTTTCAGCCATTACACTAGGACAATAGGCAGATACGatgcgagtttttttttttttcatatttgaaGAGATGAAACGTACTGATACAGACGAACAAGGAGGGTATAACCAATCGATGACCcccttttttcatatttctttgGTATAATCCTCCCCACTTCTTTTAGATCCTTTATCTAGCCATGTCTTGTGTATGTAGACCTCTCAATTATTCCCCCCTTATGGTTTATACTTATCCGCTAACTGGGGCTCTTGTTTCCCCTACGTGCATATGCCATTTCCCTCTTGACCTCCTCGTTGCTTAGATTCTCCTTTTATCTCTTTCGAGGCTATTGCAATCAATCAGTCGCGGCCCATTTCATCTGGTATTCAACGTCATGTTCTCCAACGACGATGACGTCTACCATCCAGCGACCGACAGCTGTTGGCTCCACAAACGCAGCCGCCGCATGCCCTCCATGGACGTTCGCTAGTTGCCATGATGGCTACCTGAACGGGCATTGTTACATCATACTTTCGGTTTATCAATTTCATAGGTTTCAGAttatttaaaggaaaacaatCTACAAGACACTAAGCAATGTATCATTGCAGTTGCGCATTTCGATACTCGATGCAGAGAACGTTAGCAGAATCAGGACTGAATGCAACAAGACTCTAAAGGTTTCGTTGTTCGATCGGtgtttgaataataaagaaaacgagCCAAGACAGCCATGTCAATTCGCATTAAATGTTcattcaagaagaaaaacagtgtGAAATTTGAAGACAGCAACGATTATACGTTGGCTCAAAAGAGAGACACCCTGGCAATAAGAAGACAGACACACGTCGATAGCAACGGTGGGAAGCCACAGACACAGGTCACGTGCCAGGACACAGAACCGATCACCTATTATGTTGCAAGTCTTACGTCATGGGGCACAAAGGCAATCTAGGGTATAAATATTCACGGGGAGTTAATCTACATGGTCCCACCACCATGGCGCCTGTCCTCCATCAAATTCGGATGAATGGACATAGAGagtagagggggggggaagaggTTTGCAATTGAATCGGTCATTATAATATTAGAGACAGTTATAGCGAGCTAAAAAGAGGTTCTACATAGTACAACTGTAATCACATCGTCGGCGTACTTGGTGATGGGCGTTTACCACAACAGCCGCTGAGGATCGAGTGGAGAGGCTGAAGAGGGAGGCAAGTGGGTCTCTGCACGCGTCTCGCCTCCTGCCTGGATATTCCCCCATctctatgaaaaaaaaaactgtattGTGCAATATTGAAATTTACACAAGGGTCGACGTGCGCGCGGTACTCGTAAACGCTGCAACATATGTAACCAGCAGCAACCGCTTTTGTGTTAACTGactgaaacctttttttttttccattcatcCCACGGTCGATCTGCTAATAGCTGTTATGATTGTTTACACACGAATAAAGGGGTTCACTACAAGTACCTTTGAAAATcatgttttcatttccatgTTTCATGTAACTCACAGAAGCCATTAATATTCCGTCTGTCTTGAAGTGTTTTATCATTTTGATTCATTCATGATGCGCTAAGGGTATGACGCGCCTAATGAGATAATGATATCACCCACATTTATCATTCACATCGATATCTTTTAAAGACCTAGCCAAATTTTACGTGAATGAACcttgaaatcaattttctctgatcattttccaaaaagagaattttgattttccgaCCCATTCCCCCTTTGCGCCGCAGGTTCTTTGTTTCTCACctttccttctctcttttgaTTACGTATACCCTACCTTAGGCATCATCGTTTGTCACCTTATGTAAGTCCAGTAGTCGTTTCCTGCCACTCTTTGTATCAAGTGCACGTAATATCTGTCGTATCATTTCGCTTGTGTGACGTGTCACAGAACTTTCCAAAACGTTCCAACTCGACATTTCACAGTTACAATTTCAAGTTGCATAAGATGTAATAGTGTCCCACAGAAAGCAACCCAGAAAAAGCCATAACATTAACTACAAAGCTTCACTTTCATACGGCCATGGAAGTAGTGCATGGCTTATTCCTGCCAATGGCGGTCCACTTCATCATCCGAGTCAGGTAACTGCTGATACACACGAAAAATAGCTGTAAGAAACTTAGCGTTCCATTGATCCTGAGTTGTTCATTTTCCAATGTAATAAACACGACAAGTTAGTGATGGCTCGACATAGTGTACGGTCTATCAATTAGCAACAGGCAAGCCATCAGTTTGAATGAAATAGTTTGACAACGAGTCTCTTCGTCATCGACATCAAAAGAGACAAGtctctttttgaaaagataaaaagaactAGGGAAATGTTTTCATGCTAGAGATCATCAACTAGAAAGGGTGTGTAGAGCAAGCAGTTAGATAgagagatgaagaaaaagggtCTACTAGCCAGCAGACAGTAAAAACATAGTTGAAGCACATTCTTTTAGTATCGTCTTAAGAAACACATGGGCGTGTGTGGGTCATGATAGCCCAGAGATGTTGGCAGATTACACTGTCTAGTCTATTTAGTTTCTTCCCTAGTGCAAAATAGGCTTGGCAATACACTAGGGTTATTAGATCCACATGATTACGTTGCTGCGACGTGCACGCGGAATGCCACTGTTTACCGTATACCGATAGACATCGTTTTGTGTTCTACATCAAAATGTAAGGCATCGAAATGCCAAAGACTTTTGGGGTTTTACATTCTGGGACTTGGTTTGATGACAAATTGAATCCCATCAGCAAAGAACTCTGGGCGCTTTCTAAACCCAACCATAAACCTATCTAAAGATGtaaatcctcttttttttttttttctttttcctcttgtttaTCATACGTAATGACGAAGAAAGAAGGCTTGCAACATGATGGAGGAATCAGAAATCCGGGCCTAGTGAATCTCACAGTTTTATACGAGCAATGCTGCGATGAAGTGCTCAACTGTAAACTCTTTTCATCAAGGCAAAAACATCCCTGTACGAAGCAACAACACCAACTACGTAAACCAAACAAATAACAACTCCCTCGTaataataaagtaaaaaaaaaaagaagggaaataTCCAAAGTCTCCCTCTTTAGTGGTAGTACACaatagagcaaaaaaaaagaaaaaaagaggggagatagatcctctcttccttttttttatatagcaGGGCAACATCACATCCCAATCATCCGCTTCTTTTGGTTCCCTCTCAATCTCTTTCCAGCGGCAGCATCATCTACCTATTCACGCAACAGCCATCAACAACGCCCCAACAGCCTCCAGAGACTCTTCCCTAAAAACTCTTCATCTCGTGTACGGTATAGTCATTCTCCTTGCATATTCCTTTTATTCAACTATATaagagggttttttttttaggggggtgGTGGAGGATGAATACAGTGGGGATTGCTATGATTTTTCATGTCAACAGAAATATAGGAGTTCTCTTGACTCTTCCTGTAAACGTCATCGGCATTGACAGTGTCGATTACAACAACCAAAAATCGATTAGCCTATCGTGCACATATGCAAATTGTAGTCATCattaaggggaaaaaaaagaattgttttgatttgccCATGTATTTTTTCAACTACCTTTTCAGTCTTTGATGAGTGAGGTACACAGAAGAGCCGCCTCAGCTTGAGGGGTAAGGTCAAAGTGCAACTTATTGTACGGTTTCAacgacaaaaggaaataaacatGGCAATGCATCACGGGAGGAAAAGGGAACTGAAAATATTGACTAGCTTGATACTGGCATCGTACAAAACTTGTACTACTTTCAATTCGGGGTATTGAATGCTGCGCTTCTTTCATTGCTCGCTGTGCAATGACTGCGATGCCGAGAGCAATCATCGATCTGTCATCGTTTCCAGTTGTTGGCCATTGAACAGCCAAAAGCAAACGGCAACACAAAAGCGAGAAGAAgaggctcttttttttttccattaaaaaaagaggaaaatacgAAGAGATTCGTTATTGTTGACGACGATCGTGCAGaacgtatacacacacaagcTAATGAAACGGAGTGAAAGAAGAGGAGCGCACCATATAGGAGGGGTGAAAGAAAGTGGAGAAGTCGTCATCATTGAGAATGGACATGTTGAAAACGAGCGAAAAGGAGAGACGCTTTTAATCAGGACAGCCATCCTTTTGCCCCAATCATCGTGATGATGGGCTTTTCGTTCAATGCACAGCGACGCGAACAAGGAGATCAAAAGGCAATACGTGAACGAGAGAGAGTATTTACTGTATTTATAGACGTATATACGCGAAATGTATAGGGCGACACACAACAACTCGACAACAAGAGATTGAGGAtgaagtggaaaaaagaaaagagcccACACATGATCACatgcaaagagagagagagagagagagagagaggggcaATCGGGCTGAAAAGACACTTGAGATTCTACGTCGTTTGTACTTCTATATATGCACGTTCAATCTCTCGTTCTTCCTGTACACAGTGGCAAGTATTTTAGACCGATTGCTCAAAAACTCGCCTTTAGCAGCAGCACATTGCGGATAGATACGGTACATACATCTACCTCCACGCAGCAGCACTCTATTTAAGTGattgcctctcttttttttttttgtcgatcgACGTACACTGTCGGGCTGGTTGATATATTAGTCTATCTCGTAAGGTATACACCaacccacctttttttttcgattctaacctgttctcttttttattcgtggatttttcctgttgtttccctcttttttttcccccgcaTCTTCAAATGATTTTGGGTTGAGATCTTTATACGTTGAAACGTGCGCCctactaaataaaaaaaaaaaggcagcaaATCTTTTTCgcatttattttgaatggaTTGCTATCCATGTTATGTAAAAAACGACTCACGGCCGGAGATCTTTGGAAAgaggcatttttttcttcagttttgtACGaagatcattttctttttctttgttgccttttgtagaagaaaaaaatggatcaaaAAATACGTAGGCTCGGAATCAATCGACCAACTTGTGTTGTGTCATGCTGCGACATGCGTCAAAGACCGAACGCATTTCTATCCGCTGCCATCGTTGaaaatctattcagtgaatcCATCGAatcatcttcatctttttcCCTCTCCAATGGCCGACGATGCTGGTGCTGTCGTGTTCGTCTACaacgaaagtaaaaagaagcgacaaagagagagagagatccagcaaaagaagaagcaaaaaaaaaaaaaaaaaaaaaagttcttaaTCAAAAAGCCATCGATCCTAATGTGAGCTGCTTCACTGTCGAGTGGGTGATGTTAGTATCTATACAAGGCTATATATCGAATCGATCGCCTCTTCTTGTTCGTTGGCAGCGGCTACCGACCGACCACAGCTCATCCATTCCAATCAGCGCTGACGAATagaaacgaggaaaaaaaagatcgcAAGATGCACATTGTGCGCCATTCCTAGAGGctatgtatttatatatataagtTTATAACATATGTATACGTTTCGATAGGGCTTTGCTAAAAAGCTATTGCAGCAATTTGATCGGCCAAGAATATCTTGGTTAAGTTAACATATTGTGTCATTCTATCTCTTAACTGGATAGGCCATCCTGTTAAAACTGTATTGAATGCCCTTTATTATGTCTAGGTAAGTTGCGATGGCTGTCATGTTGCTCTAACAAACTCGAAAGCTAATTGGCCTGCGTTAAACGATCCGTCAAAGCGTCTCCAAACTGCGTCGTTTGAGTTTATTGCCAGGGTGTATTGAAAGAGCGACGAATTACGAAACTTTGTGTAACGACAAAAGTGCGCAGCGTACTCGTCACTTTGCTCGATGATCCgcgaaaaggaagaaaaaggagcCGATGATTGGAGAAATCTGGAGAATGCCGTCCGCAAGATTGACATCagtttttgtcgttgtttgCGATTTCACAGACGAAACGAAGCAGCAACTGCAAACGAGCAGCCCccttccaaaaaagaaaacggaagaaaaaatcaacaagaagaaaaacagggagaaaagagagaacagGAGGGTTTGGCTTTTGCTTGTTGGACCAATGCCGATTGAGAGGGGGACGACGCCAAGTGGCCCGATTGGTTGAAAGAATCTGTTCCGGTTGCGGCATCATCGTGCACGATATTGACTAGATACTATAGCACACATATCCCTTCTCATTCTAAAGCATCTAGATCGGTGCTGGCGCGCACACACAACAAGCGATCGTCAAGTAGAaaggccccccccccaaaaaaaaaaaaaacaaacaaactggGTGAACCGCCGTGAACGCGATCTGCGCAGTTTTGTCTAGCGGCTGCTCTTGGCCCATCTGCTAgtaagtgtgtgtgtgtgtggctatGTGCAAGGAGGCAATCAACTCACCTCCTCCCCCTTTTCGGTCGCTCCCAAAGTGCAGCTGAAATTGCTATCCAATagagttcttcttcttttttttccgtcccCACCCCTCGTATCATCGAAACTTGTCCATCCACCTCCATTGCTTATTACATAGTCGTCGATCGTCCGTCTCTGGCggatcttcttcttcctttttttttttggttgttgttcaTTCTTTGGCAGCCGCTTGGGTTAGCGAGCAAAAAACGATCGTCACTTGACGTCTACCTACCAAGTGAAACGGACATTGTTCGATTGTGGTTCTTCACTGATTTGTTTAAAActcttaaagaaaaaacattgtgCGTGAAACACACGAAAGAAACAAGCAGTGGCAGTGTGTTGCAGTCACGTCAACGTGAACGACACGTtaagaactgaaaaaaatacaCGATGAGTCAAGTCCAAATGGATTCGCCTTCGGTGATGGAGTCAATTGTGGGCAACACAGCAAATAGCCGGATGGCCAGTCCAACTACGGCTTCTGCTTTGCCCGCATTATTGCATCTCCAAGTCCCGCCGGCTAGCACAACAACAAACTGCGTTACCAAAAAGTCCAATTTCagcatttcaaatttgttgGCGACGGAAGAGCAGAAAAAGACGAGTGATGGCAAACACGCCAGGTTGAGCGAAAGAGATGAGAACAGTGACACAACGGCTGACATCAATCATCCGTCAAAGGCTGTGAACGATAGGATCATGATTCAACCACCGTCGATCGGATCACCGTTCATTAATGCATCCGCGCTGGCACATTTAGCTCACCTTCATCACGGATCAAACGCTGCAacgtcttcctcttcttcaaaCTCGAATTCGGCCATTCCCGGCTGGACAGATTGGCTGGGAACAGCCGGACTGGGACCCGATGCTCATCAGTCCTTATGGTCTCGGTAAGTGCAATGAATTAATCAAccccattttcaaaatgtaattCACTCTCGATCCGATCAGCTTGGGACTGTTATCGCACTTGTCACTGCGGCCGTCTGCTCACCATCCGTCGGCCGGATCGGCTGCTGGTACATCGCCATTCCCATACGGGGCTGGAAGTCCAGCCGAGTTTGCCAGCAATCTCCAACACTTGCAACATTTGCATAGCGTCCAGCAGCAAATCGCAGCTGCAGCAGCAGCTTCCAGCTACTGGACGTCGCTAAAGAGTTCGGCTCTTTCGGCCTCTGGCCATGGAACTTCTCGAGACGGGCCGGCGAGCCTGGAACATCATCACCACTTGCCCTCATCTTGGCGTTACGACCAACACGGTCCACCGCTGTCCAGCAGTCCGTTGTCCCTAACGGGCAAGGCGTACAATCTGGCCATGAGCGGAATGGCGGCCATGGATCACGCCAATAAATCGCCAATCCATCCGTCCTCATCGACTCCGTCAATTGCCGTTAACAAGCGGAAACGTTCGAGCGGAAGCGACGATGCCGACGACGCTGACCGGTGCCACAACTCTTCCGCTTCCTTCAATCACGATGGTCAGTCttaaatcaatttatttttttttcctaattgaTAAGGCTCTTTAAATCGTGGAGGGGGAAGCTATTCTTTCTAAATCGAAGAGCAACGTCACGTTTTGTTTATAGAAACAGCTGACAGGATTATTGAAATGAGCGATTGAAGAGAGACGGACCAAGTTCATTATGTATGAGGAGAACTTTGGGTTCATTGGCCCGTGTCATGTCGTTGATGTTTCGAAAAACGGGAAAGGGCTCTGTCTGTGTCGTTTCAGGTTGATGGCACTCTTGATTGTAACACGAGTAGGCGTCGTTCAAGAGCACAAACAATCGATCATAAGCcgttcaaatagaaaaatggctGTAGACATGTTGCAGCGTCTAGTGGCAAGTCGAGCGTGTTGAGCGCTAATCGCGTCAACTATAAAGCAGCTTCGAGCAAAAGCAAAAGGggaaatcttttttatttttttatcttataaaaaggcaagaaaagttttgaaagatgagaactaaaaaaaaaagggccatggtcgcattatttatttatttttatttttttttttttgagatcgTCATGGGAAAAATAAGAACGATAACTTGTGTATAGTTTGAAACTCTGCGCTCGTGAGTCTCACGACACTTGATTCTTCATGCAgccttttgtttcctttttcctttttagttggttcttcattttttttttcacgtcgcACCCTTTCCGCCTGGTTTTAAATGTCACACATTATTTTTGAAGCACAGAGGGGGAAACAATTGATGTAACTCATCGGCTAAACGGTAAGAGACATGAAGGAGAGCGGAAGCTCTACATGAATTGCGCACAATATGTTTGATGAAAAGTGTGTGGGAGTGGCTGCCGCAATAGAATCACATCAGTTTCGAATGATAGGCATTTAGTTTAACATAAAAGAGAGTTGAGGGAAACCACACTAGCGCTTTAAAACAGTTAACGTGAGGGACGGTGATGTTTTTGTACTGCGTTCAACATTTTATTTGATGAGGCAAATAGACCGTTCGCAtctgaatttcaaaaatgagaaataaGTTAATGGAGGTGAGTAAGCCTTAGGATCGTCTTCCAACACCAAAGGACTTCCATACGGGagtaaacacatttttttttttttaaaggcattAAAGACACACACGAAAAGAGGGACAATTGACGTCGAAGTCCTTCAGGtgtctctccctccccccctttttgtcTAATGCtctcgatttttatttttcgggGTTTGTTTGgcttaaaaaacaaacgtctCTTTACTTTCCCATGTCGTGAAACTAGCCTTACTGCATCACTTTGCCCTcttttccaaataaaaatcaagCTTTTCATACAGTAGCTGGAACGCAGTGAAAAGAGGGGTACAGTCGAGTACGTGGGGCGTTACCGAACTAAATAGGAAGGTGGGCACAATTAAATAACCCAAAACAAATAACTTATCCGCCGATGAAGCCATGCAAATGTGGCATGTGTTTAACTGCGGAATGTGCGCTCACACCatacttttttatttatgtaaaaGGAAAACCGTATAAAACTTTGGTTATTGTCGCTCCCTGTTTTCAAGTTCGAATTTATTTGCTTCGTGATGGATTCTTGCTTAAGGCAACTGGAACGAAGTCTGTCAAGTGGTGCGCTTGTTCGATGCAACCTAGACTTGGTATGCAGAGCTAAGAGAGATATACTCTTGTTGTATTACATCGACCGGAATTATAGAGATCAAATAGCTACTCAGCCCCTTCAAGTGCTGACAACCTTTTCACCTTCAAGTtgaacaaaattcaaaatagaagTAAAATCCTTTCTTCCTCACGGGCTTTTCTTGAACAGACAagtgaatttttcaaatggtgtgtgtgtgtgtgtgtgtgctgtagAAGTTCAAAGACGACCACGATTACGAAGCCGAATATATACGCGGCGCCATGAAGAAAGTGTGTGAGGGTCgtctcacctttttttttttgttgcattccttctatatttttttgaaaaaagaaaaagcgactTGTCTTTCATCCTCGCCCGTCTAAAGTTTCcaccccttttcttttctttttttttttttattccatcatcgttttgtttaaattagcCCGACAATCAGTGGCTATTTTACCTTCCCCCTCTAACTTCAAAGTTTTTATTCAACAAAGTGGAGGAAGTTTCTCAGACACTCCTCTTACAACGTTTAGAACTCCTCCTTCTTCCACCCTCCTTACTTTACCATATAACGCTAAACGTTGACAAATATTTCAATGTTCCCCCCGTTTAGATGACAATTTCTCAGATGCAGATAGCAAAATCGACGTCGGCGGAGTGGACGACACGGACGACAACAATTCCGTCCATTACATGATGATGGAAGATGGTTGCTGCGAGGCCACCGGATCGACCGCGGATTCTGACGGAGAGCGGGACGATCATTTGCATCACCACCGACACGGCCATCGTCAtcacaataacaacaacaataacggCAGCAAAGGCGGTAAGGGATCTTCATCCTCTTCGGCGACGGACGCCGGCggccagcagcaacagcaccacaacagcagcagcggGTCGGGCCATTCGGCCGGAAGCAGCAGCAAACGCAAGAAGAAGACGCGCACCGTCTTCTCGCGCAGTCAGGTAACAATTTTCAATCATTCAATCCTCAATgtgcaaaaaggaaatgaatgcattttgtttttgggttTATAAAAGGTGTTTCAACTCGAGTCGACATTCGACATGAAGCGCTACCTGTCCAGCTCGGAGCGGGCCGGTCTGGCCGCTTCGCTCAGCTTGACGGAGACTCAGGTGAAAATTTGGTTCCAAAATCGGCGCAACAAATGGAAGCGCCAATTGGCCGCCGAGTTGGAAGCGGCCAATATGGCGGCCAACATGGCAGCAGCCGCGGCTGCCGGCCACCAGCGCATCGTCCGCGTGCCCATCCTCTACCACGAGAACAGCGGAAACAACAATACGACAGTGAACGCGTCATCGACGATGACATCGTCGGGTTCGTCTTCATCGTCGGCTCATGCTCATCATCTTCGCCATGCGATTGGAGCCACCACGCCCACTAGCGTGACGCCCAATTCATCGAGCAACAACGGCCAGGTGAattacagcaacaacaaaagccAATCATCGCCGCTGCTATcgccgcaacaacaacaacaacaacaacaggccaacggcaacaacaacagcagcagcagcaacggCAACATGGCGGCTCCTTCGGCCTCGTCGAGCGTCGCGTCTGCGCAACAGCAATTGCCTTTCTCCTCTCTGTTTTACACTCAcgcagcggcggcggcagcggcggccgCGGCCGCATCGCTCTACAATAATAGCAGCAGTGCGAGCAGTAGCGGCAGCAGCGTCGGCTCAATATCGTCGACCAATCAGGTTGCAGGCGTTCACCATCTTCACCACCATCAGCACAACCCGCATCACGTCACGGCAGCTGCCGGCAATTCGTCACGATCTCCGCTCAGTGGCATGGTCTGATTGGCTTACACGCACTCACGTTCAAATAGGAAATGTCCTGAACATGTTCCTGAATTTTAAGAAAGGCCCGAAttctattcttatttttcttttttttttggaggggtttGACGAGGAGAAACGGATCGTCAGCGACGCGTGTCCCATCAGACGATAGTTGTCTACTTGGACTTTCAATGCccatctcttttttatttatttaatagtcatttgtattgttttattcccattttggttgtttattgaaaaaaaaaaaacaaataatgagcTTTGATTTATTCCGTGGATTTGTATGTCAATCAAAGTCATTGAATCGCTTTCCTTTCCACGTCCCTGTACTTGTAATGTTTTGTATTATGAATGACAATAACATAGCCGTTTTgtttgcgtgtgtgtctgtgtgctCAGCTgttgggtgtttttttttttttttttgattcaatgatttttcgttttgatttcatctacTCTGTTGTGCTATATCGGTTGCAATCGTCTCGTCTCTTTTCCACATTTTCGACGTGTTTtgttggctgtttttttttttctttccctctcttcGCCATGGCTCTGCTACTTAAACACATGTCATTGTTAATATATCGCGTGTCTATAAACACCCTCGCATTATAATACTGGCCATGagaaacaattaaacaaaCGAAACTCACATTTCATTCTATCGAtttcaaaaacacaaaagccaaaaacacAAAGAGCCAATCAATTTGACGTTGTGAGTTTACGAGTTTACAAGGACAGCGACGTGTGTCCACACGTAATTAGATTGGATGTAAATGAAACAATCAAATAACCAAACTCATTTTCCACAACGACGGTAAATGGAGGGCGGCACGCTCGGATGCCCTTTTTTCTCCGACGAATTATCGCCGCCATTATCCGCCGTTGATTGAGGAGGGTGGACTGTCCCAAAGATATCCGATCGCGAATAGACTCTAGTATATAACATACATTGTCTATACGTATCTTTTTTCTATAAATAAAACGGGTGCATAAAcagacgagagagagagagatagttTCGCCCTGCATTTGTACAAGAGGAACTTGGTGAGCAGAAAGCAGAGAATAATGAAGTTGAAAGCCATCGGGGGCTTTGCGCCGCCAATTCCAACTGCACACTAACCTCGTCTCTTTGTTGCCTAGCGTCTGTTTGTGTATTGGGCTGTAGACGTCTCTATAACTCGCTATTATcgagtccttttttttattttcaagagaGAGGTAAAAGAGGAGGGTAGAACGAAGAAG
The nucleotide sequence above comes from Daphnia carinata strain CSIRO-1 chromosome 3, CSIRO_AGI_Dcar_HiC_V3, whole genome shotgun sequence. Encoded proteins:
- the LOC130698450 gene encoding homeobox protein unplugged-like, with amino-acid sequence MSQVQMDSPSVMESIVGNTANSRMASPTTASALPALLHLQVPPASTTTNCVTKKSNFSISNLLATEEQKKTSDGKHARLSERDENSDTTADINHPSKAVNDRIMIQPPSIGSPFINASALAHLAHLHHGSNAATSSSSSNSNSAIPGWTDWLGTAGLGPDAHQSLWSRLGLLSHLSLRPSAHHPSAGSAAGTSPFPYGAGSPAEFASNLQHLQHLHSVQQQIAAAAAASSYWTSLKSSALSASGHGTSRDGPASLEHHHHLPSSWRYDQHGPPLSSSPLSLTGKAYNLAMSGMAAMDHANKSPIHPSSSTPSIAVNKRKRSSGSDDADDADRCHNSSASFNHDDDNFSDADSKIDVGGVDDTDDNNSVHYMMMEDGCCEATGSTADSDGERDDHLHHHRHGHRHHNNNNNNGSKGGKGSSSSSATDAGGQQQQHHNSSSGSGHSAGSSSKRKKKTRTVFSRSQVFQLESTFDMKRYLSSSERAGLAASLSLTETQVKIWFQNRRNKWKRQLAAELEAANMAANMAAAAAAGHQRIVRVPILYHENSGNNNTTVNASSTMTSSGSSSSSAHAHHLRHAIGATTPTSVTPNSSSNNGQVNYSNNKSQSSPLLSPQQQQQQQQANGNNNSSSSNGNMAAPSASSSVASAQQQLPFSSLFYTHAAAAAAAAAAASLYNNSSSASSSGSSVGSISSTNQVAGVHHLHHHQHNPHHVTAAAGNSSRSPLSGMV